Proteins encoded within one genomic window of Mycolicibacterium monacense:
- a CDS encoding alpha/beta hydrolase — protein sequence MTVPGLDPDAAARVASFGAIPPMRERGLDAVRRAVEATPHPDDTPEMADVDDLSIPGPAQPIPVRIYRPTDDDSAPVLVYFHGGGMVMGSNRSFEPLARALAAHSGATVVSVEYRLAPEAPAPAQFDDAYAATVWVAGNAEVIRVDASRLAVVGDSAGGSLAAAVALAARDRGGPSILCQVLLYPGLDRDMTCESIQLLADAPMLTRADIDYMHELADQGAAVPPDQYRFPALATDLTGLPPAIVVTAGCDPIRDWGERYATRLRDAGVQTTQTRYPGAYHGFLMRSDATARGRLAIAETGALLRAKFAYPVPVSR from the coding sequence GTGACCGTGCCCGGACTCGATCCCGACGCCGCCGCGCGTGTCGCCTCGTTCGGCGCCATCCCACCGATGCGCGAGCGTGGGCTGGACGCGGTGCGGCGCGCCGTGGAGGCGACGCCCCACCCCGATGACACGCCCGAGATGGCGGACGTCGATGACCTGTCGATTCCCGGCCCGGCGCAACCGATTCCGGTGCGGATCTATCGGCCGACCGACGACGACTCGGCACCGGTGCTGGTCTACTTCCACGGCGGCGGCATGGTCATGGGGTCGAACCGCTCGTTCGAACCGCTCGCCCGGGCTCTGGCGGCACACAGCGGTGCGACGGTGGTCTCCGTCGAGTACCGACTGGCCCCCGAGGCACCGGCGCCCGCCCAATTCGACGACGCCTACGCCGCCACCGTCTGGGTGGCCGGCAATGCCGAGGTGATTCGAGTGGACGCTTCCCGGCTCGCCGTCGTAGGTGACAGTGCCGGCGGATCGCTGGCAGCGGCGGTCGCGCTGGCGGCCCGCGACCGTGGCGGCCCGTCGATCCTCTGCCAGGTCCTGCTGTACCCGGGCCTGGACCGGGACATGACCTGCGAGTCGATCCAGCTGCTGGCCGACGCGCCGATGCTGACCCGCGCCGACATCGACTACATGCACGAACTGGCCGACCAGGGCGCCGCCGTTCCCCCGGATCAGTACCGATTCCCGGCGCTGGCAACAGATCTCACCGGTCTGCCACCGGCGATCGTTGTGACGGCCGGATGCGACCCGATCCGCGACTGGGGTGAGCGGTACGCAACCCGGTTACGCGACGCCGGCGTGCAGACCACCCAGACGCGCTATCCCGGCGCGTATCACGGATTCCTGATGCGCTCGGACGCCACCGCCAGGGGTCGGCTGGCCATCGCAGAGACCGGCGCGCTGCTGCGGGCCAAGTTCGCCTATCCGGTTCCAGTCTCCCGATGA